The Pantoea eucalypti DNA window TCATTGAGGTTGGCCCGGGTCCGGGAACGCATGGCGGTGAGATCGTTTATAACGGCGAACCCGCAGGACTTAAAAACATCGCTTCACCCACGTCTGACTATCTCTTCTCGCGGAGCTATACCGGACTGCGCCAGCGCCGGCCTGCAGAGAGCTGGCTCAGGTTTGAGCAGGTCCATTGCAACAATATTTCCGCAATGGATATCGCTATTCCGCTGGCAAGAATGACAGCTGTCACCGGGGTTTCTGGTTCCGGTAAATCAACACTGTTGAATCGCGTGCTCCCGGAAATGCTCGGACGTTTTGATAAAATCGCTGACAGCGACGAGGGCGAGGAAGAGGATCTGGTGGCAGACGTCAGAGGACAGGTGGTGAGCGGAAGTGACGCCATCGGCCGACTGGTGAGAATCGATCAGCGTCCTATTGGCAGAACGCCTCGATCAAATCTGGCCACTTACACCGGATTTTTCGACATTATCCGCAGGTTGTTTGCAGAAACCCCTGCAGCGAAAGCCAAAGGCTTCAGCGCCAGCCGTTTCTCATTCAATTTACCCGCCGGACGCTGTCCTGCATGTGAAGGGCAGGGGCAGATTTCAATTGAGCTGCTGTTTATGCCCAGCGCCACCGCAACCTGCTCAGTCTGTGCGGGAGGCCGTTATAATCCCGACACGCTGGAAGTGAAGTGGAACAACCTGACGATTGCGGATGTGCTTGCTCTGACCGTGGACGACGCCACTGCGCTCTTTCACGCGTATGACGGTATTCAGCGTTCGTTAAAAGCTTTGACGTCACTGGGACTGGGATATCTGACGCTGGGTCAACCCGCCACTGAGTTGTCTGGCGGCGAGTGCCAGCGCATCAAACTCGCCTGGGAACTGCAGCGTTTACAGCGTACGCCTACACTCTATCTGCTTGATGAACCATCGACTGGCTTGCACCCGTCTGATATGGATAAGCTGCTGATTGTGCTCGATGAACTGGTAAAGCGCGGCCACACGGTGATTATGGCGGAACACACTATGCGCATTGTGGCTGAAGCGGACTGGGTGATTGATCTGGGGCCCGGCTCGGGGCTCAGGGGAGGAAAGATTGTTTCATCCGGCTTACCGGAAGAGGTGAGTCTCTCTGCAGAAAGTCTGACAGCTCCCTGGCTTTCGGCGCAGCTGAAAAAGAGGGCAGGCGATCCGGATTAATCGGGTGGCATAGCGATCTGTTGCGGGATGGGGGCCGTGTCTGGGTGCAGGAACCGTGTGATGCTTCCTGTACCCAATCACTCGGTTGATCGTCAATGTCAGGAAGGCGATTTCTGGTCAGTAGTGATAACGGCATGAGGCGATTAATAATGCCTCCTCAGTGACGGCGTAGACCAGTCGATGTTCCGCCGTAATCCTGCGGGACCAGAATCCCGCAAGATTATGCTTCAGGGGCTCGGGTTTTCCCTTGCCTTCAAAAGGCGTCCTGCTGGCATCTTTAAGGAGTTCGTTAATCTTTCTGACGGTTTTTTTATCAGTATCCTGCCAGTACAGATAATCTTCCCAGGCTTCTGCGGACCAGGTCAGTTTCACTCAATAATATCCCTGTCAGTCCCTTTACCGCTTTGCAGGCTTTCGATAGCATCCATCAATCTGCGAGCATTCTTAGGCGAACGCAGCAGATAGGCCGTCTCTTCCAGTGAGTTATATTCATCAAGCGACATCAGCACGCAGGATTCGCCGTTCTGGCGAGTGATTAACACCGGTGCCTTATCTTCAACTGTCTGAACCATCGTGGCAGAAAGATTCTGTCTGGCTTCGCTGTAACTGATTGCTCTCATAAAACCTCCGTAATGAACAATACAAGTCATTGTACAATGACTGTTGTAGTTCGGGAAGCGAATAACCGGGAACATTGCCGGCTATCCACCCGAAAGCAGAGGATTAACGGTGGAACAACGGGAAAGCACCGGTCAGCAGACCGCCAGCCATCAATACCAGACTCACCAGAATTCCCCACTTGATTGCAAAGCGCTGATGGTCGCCGATGTCGACCTTCGCCAGACCCACCAGCAGGTAGACTGACGGTACCAGCGGGCTCAGCAGGTGGAATGGCTGGCCGACAATGGAAGCGCGAGCAATCTCTTCAGCGGTAATGCCATAGCTGGCCGCTGTCTGAGCAATAACGGGCAGAATGCCAAAGTAAAACGCATCATTCGACATAAAGAAGGTGAACGGCAGGCTGACCAGCGCGGTAAATACTGCCAGGTAAGGGCCAAAGCTGTGCGGGATGACCGCCAGCAAACTTTTCGCCATTGCATCAACCATACCGGTGCCGGAAAGGATACCGGTGAAAATACCGGCGGCAAAAATCAGCGCGGTTACCGCCAGAACGTTACCGGCATGGGAGCTGATGCGCGCTTTCTGCTCTTCCAGCGTGGGATAGTTGAGCATCACCGCTATCGCAAATGCCAGCATAAACAGGATCTGAATCGGCATTAACCCAACCACCAGCAGCACCAGTAGCACAGTGGTCAGGATGAAGTTAGGCCAGAACATTTTTGGCCGGCGATTGGCGGCGCACTCTTCGGCATCCCCCAGACCCAGTTCAATATTGTCGAGATGGTGATCTTTCATGGTCATCACGCCTAAACGCTTACGTTCACGAAGACCAAACAGCACTGCCATGGCCACAAGGCTAACGCAGGCCAGCAACATGGCCGGAAGCATCGGAATAAAGATGTCGAGGGCATCAATGCGCAGTGCCGCTGCGGCACGGGCTGTCGGGCCACCCCATGGCGAGAGGTTCATGATACCGCTGGCGAGGTTGACCAGACAGGTCATCATCAGCACATTCATACCCAGCCGGTGATAGAGCGGCAGGAACGCGGCGATAGCGATCATATACGTCGTGGAGCTGTCACCATCCAGTGAAACCAGCAGGGTCAGCACCGCCGTGCCGACCAGCACTTTCAGGGGATCGCCGCGCACCATCCGGAGAATAAAGCGCACCAGCGGATCAAACAGTCCGGCATCAATCATCAGACCAAAATAGAGAATGGAGAAAGTCAGCATGACGCCGGTAGGAGC harbors:
- a CDS encoding Txe/YoeB family addiction module toxin, giving the protein MKLTWSAEAWEDYLYWQDTDKKTVRKINELLKDASRTPFEGKGKPEPLKHNLAGFWSRRITAEHRLVYAVTEEALLIASCRYHY
- the yefM gene encoding YoeB-YefM toxin-antitoxin system antitoxin YefM; this encodes MRAISYSEARQNLSATMVQTVEDKAPVLITRQNGESCVLMSLDEYNSLEETAYLLRSPKNARRLMDAIESLQSGKGTDRDIIE
- a CDS encoding CitMHS family transporter; protein product: MLTILGFTMVVCFMYLIMTKRMSALIALILIPTIFALIGGFYAGLGDMMLDGVKKLAPTGVMLTFSILYFGLMIDAGLFDPLVRFILRMVRGDPLKVLVGTAVLTLLVSLDGDSSTTYMIAIAAFLPLYHRLGMNVLMMTCLVNLASGIMNLSPWGGPTARAAAALRIDALDIFIPMLPAMLLACVSLVAMAVLFGLRERKRLGVMTMKDHHLDNIELGLGDAEECAANRRPKMFWPNFILTTVLLVLLVVGLMPIQILFMLAFAIAVMLNYPTLEEQKARISSHAGNVLAVTALIFAAGIFTGILSGTGMVDAMAKSLLAVIPHSFGPYLAVFTALVSLPFTFFMSNDAFYFGILPVIAQTAASYGITAEEIARASIVGQPFHLLSPLVPSVYLLVGLAKVDIGDHQRFAIKWGILVSLVLMAGGLLTGAFPLFHR